In Achromobacter xylosoxidans A8, a single window of DNA contains:
- the tolA gene encoding cell envelope integrity protein TolA, whose protein sequence is MTPPIIRHRSGPPATPPNHDNRKALILAVAVHVLLLIVLIFGVNWRSESPGPVQVQLWADGNSPDSPPPTPQPEPPKPQPKPEPKPEPEKAPEPPPPPPPPPKPEPEAQPKTEEVDPEIALQEAKKKREQEEKARQAAEAAKEKARLEEERKQAELKEKKRLEQERQAADKAAAEKAAAEKAAADKAAAEKKAKDDAAKKAAAEKAAAEKAAEEKAEKAAAEKAAAEKKAAAEKKAKEEAAKKAAADKALKDAFRNDALGAAGIPGGTADRNQAGGGRDSGYGAKVRACVQPGVAYPPPARSGSENPTAQYRVQLGSDGKVNGVTLTSSSGNAGFDRAVETGIRRCNPFPKPSTGRYEPIIDVVYRMYD, encoded by the coding sequence ATGACGCCACCCATAATCCGACACCGCAGCGGCCCCCCGGCCACCCCGCCGAACCACGACAACCGGAAGGCATTGATTCTGGCCGTGGCGGTGCACGTGCTGCTGCTGATCGTCTTGATCTTTGGCGTGAACTGGCGCTCCGAGAGCCCCGGCCCCGTACAGGTCCAGCTCTGGGCTGACGGCAACTCGCCCGACTCTCCGCCGCCCACGCCGCAACCCGAACCGCCGAAGCCGCAGCCCAAACCGGAACCCAAGCCGGAGCCTGAAAAGGCGCCCGAGCCGCCTCCTCCGCCGCCTCCTCCTCCCAAGCCCGAGCCCGAAGCTCAGCCCAAGACCGAGGAAGTCGACCCCGAAATCGCGCTGCAGGAAGCCAAGAAGAAGCGCGAGCAGGAAGAAAAGGCACGCCAGGCGGCCGAAGCCGCCAAGGAAAAGGCGCGCCTCGAGGAAGAGCGCAAGCAGGCCGAACTGAAGGAAAAGAAGCGTCTGGAGCAGGAACGCCAGGCCGCCGACAAGGCTGCTGCCGAGAAGGCCGCGGCTGAAAAGGCTGCTGCCGACAAGGCGGCCGCGGAAAAGAAGGCTAAGGACGACGCCGCCAAGAAGGCGGCGGCGGAGAAGGCCGCTGCCGAAAAGGCCGCCGAGGAAAAGGCTGAAAAGGCCGCCGCCGAGAAAGCCGCCGCCGAGAAAAAGGCTGCGGCCGAGAAGAAGGCCAAGGAAGAAGCCGCCAAGAAGGCCGCTGCCGACAAGGCGCTGAAGGATGCCTTCCGCAACGACGCCCTGGGCGCCGCCGGCATCCCCGGCGGCACGGCCGACCGCAACCAGGCGGGCGGCGGACGCGACAGCGGCTATGGCGCCAAGGTCCGCGCCTGCGTGCAACCCGGGGTGGCATATCCGCCCCCGGCCCGCAGCGGATCGGAAAATCCCACGGCACAATACCGGGTACAGTTAGGTTCCGACGGGAAGGTCAATGGCGTCACTTTGACCAGTTCTTCGGGCAATGCCGGCTTCGACCGCGCGGTCGAGACGGGCATCCGCCGTTGCAACCCGTTCCCGAAGCCCTCGACGGGCCGCTACGAACCCATTATTGACGTTGTGTACAGAATGTATGATTGA
- a CDS encoding ExbD/TolR family protein: MPSVSSRGRSGRRMKADINVVPYIDVMLVLLVIFMVTAPLITPGLIQLPSVGAASDVPVKPLEVQISEDGKIALRMREPGATMQDIARPELVAQVRSRITAETPVVIAADGKVPYETVVKVMDELRTNGITRLGLLVDQSAGGSQPAPAKKR, from the coding sequence ATGCCCTCGGTAAGCTCACGCGGCAGGTCCGGCCGCCGCATGAAGGCCGACATCAACGTGGTGCCGTACATCGACGTGATGCTGGTGCTGCTGGTCATCTTCATGGTGACCGCGCCCCTCATCACGCCCGGCCTGATCCAGCTGCCCTCGGTCGGCGCGGCTTCGGACGTGCCGGTCAAGCCGCTGGAAGTCCAGATTTCGGAAGACGGCAAGATTGCCCTGCGCATGCGCGAACCCGGCGCCACCATGCAGGACATCGCGCGCCCCGAACTGGTGGCGCAAGTGCGTTCGCGCATTACCGCGGAAACCCCGGTGGTCATCGCCGCCGACGGCAAGGTGCCCTATGAGACGGTCGTGAAGGTCATGGATGAACTTCGCACCAACGGCATCACCCGCCTGGGCCTGCTGGTGGACCAGTCCGCCGGCGGCTCCCAGCCCGCACCCGCGAAAAAACGCTAA
- the tolQ gene encoding protein TolQ produces MQVTNDMSLLSLISHASVPVQLIMLMLLGISIMSWTYIFAKRLAIKRAHAQTRRFEDDFWSGGDLSMLQQAVASRRDEQGALARIFDAGMTEFLKARRGNAAGDATAVLDGPRRAMRAAYQREMDSLESHLNFLASAGSVSPYIGLLGTVWGIMHAFIGLSNMQQATLASVAPGIAEALIATAIGLFAAIPAVVAYNRFTNDIDRISIRFDSFVDEFLNILQRQVR; encoded by the coding sequence ATGCAAGTCACCAACGACATGTCGTTGCTTTCGCTGATTTCGCACGCCAGCGTGCCGGTCCAGCTGATCATGCTGATGCTGTTGGGCATTTCGATCATGTCCTGGACCTACATTTTCGCCAAGCGGCTGGCGATCAAGCGGGCCCACGCCCAGACCCGCCGCTTCGAAGACGATTTCTGGTCGGGCGGCGACCTCTCCATGCTGCAGCAGGCCGTGGCCTCGCGCCGCGATGAGCAAGGCGCCCTGGCCCGCATCTTCGACGCCGGCATGACCGAATTCCTGAAAGCCCGCCGCGGCAATGCCGCAGGTGACGCCACCGCCGTGCTGGACGGCCCGCGCCGCGCCATGCGCGCCGCCTACCAGCGCGAGATGGATTCGCTGGAGTCGCACCTGAACTTCCTGGCTTCGGCCGGCTCCGTGTCCCCTTATATCGGCCTGCTGGGCACGGTCTGGGGGATCATGCACGCCTTCATCGGCCTGTCGAACATGCAGCAGGCCACGCTGGCCTCGGTGGCCCCCGGCATCGCGGAAGCGCTGATCGCCACCGCCATCGGCCTGTTCGCGGCAATTCCCGCCGTGGTCGCCTACAACCGCTTCACGAACGACATCGATCGCATCTCGATCCGTTTCGACAGCTTCGTCGATGAATTCCTGAACATTCTGCAACGGCAGGTGCGCTAA
- the ybgC gene encoding tol-pal system-associated acyl-CoA thioesterase, translating into MTDPKSAESVLQVRVYYEDTDAGGVVFYANYLKFLERARTEWLRNLGVNQSNLAVSEQRLFVVRSLDMSYRKPARLDDLLTIRSRVTRLGRASIHFAQRAERDGELLAEGNIQVCCVDAIHMRPAELPADVRAKLEFIQE; encoded by the coding sequence GTGACCGACCCGAAGTCCGCCGAATCCGTCCTGCAAGTCCGTGTCTACTACGAAGACACGGATGCAGGCGGAGTGGTTTTCTACGCCAACTACTTGAAATTCCTGGAACGCGCACGCACCGAGTGGCTGCGCAACCTGGGGGTCAACCAGTCCAACCTGGCGGTCAGCGAGCAACGACTGTTCGTTGTCCGCTCCCTGGACATGTCCTACCGCAAGCCGGCCAGGCTGGACGATTTACTTACCATACGCAGCCGAGTCACACGACTGGGCCGCGCTTCGATACACTTCGCGCAACGCGCGGAACGCGACGGGGAACTGCTTGCCGAAGGCAACATCCAAGTCTGCTGCGTCGATGCCATTCACATGCGGCCGGCGGAGTTGCCGGCTGACGTTCGCGCCAAACTGGAATTCATTCAGGAATAA
- a CDS encoding proline--tRNA ligase — MRASNYHINTLKEAPSEAEVASHQLMTRAGMIRKLAGGIYTYMPLGLKVIRKVEAIVREEMNAAGAIELLMPVVQPAELWQESGRWEQYGAELLRIKDRHQRDFVLQPTSEEVITDIARNEIHSYRQLPVNFYHIQTKFRDERRPRFGLMRGREFTMKDAYSFDRDEAGAQASYDTMYNAYMRIFGRLGLGFRAVAADTGSIGGTRSHEFQVIADTGEDLLVYNADTDYAANIELAEAVALYPTRAEPAQAMADVPTPGAAKCEDVAKLLGLPLERTIKSIVLATDGEKGADIWLLLLRGDHELNEIKAGKLPGLAGFRFATETEIVEAFGCKPGYLGPVKTVRPMHVIADRTVANMADFVCGANKEDFHIQGVNWGRDLPEPELVADLRNVVAGDPSPDGKGTLSIQRGIEVGHVFYLGKKYSEALKATFLDETGKPAVLEMGCYGIGVTRIVGAAIEQNHDARGIIWPRAIAPFEVVICPVGWGKSETVRDTAQKLYESLLARGVDVILDDRDARPGVMFAEWELIGAPLRVTVGERGLNDGVVELQARRETEAAKIPVESALEAVLTKLDTL; from the coding sequence ATGCGCGCATCCAACTACCACATCAACACCCTCAAAGAAGCCCCTTCCGAAGCCGAAGTCGCCAGCCACCAGCTGATGACCCGGGCCGGGATGATCCGCAAGCTCGCGGGCGGCATCTACACCTACATGCCCCTGGGGCTGAAAGTCATCCGCAAGGTCGAAGCCATCGTCCGCGAAGAAATGAACGCCGCGGGTGCGATCGAGCTGCTGATGCCGGTGGTCCAGCCGGCCGAGCTCTGGCAGGAGTCGGGCCGCTGGGAGCAGTACGGCGCCGAGTTGCTGCGCATCAAGGATCGGCACCAGCGCGATTTCGTGCTGCAGCCCACGTCCGAGGAAGTCATCACCGACATCGCGCGCAACGAAATCCACAGCTATCGCCAGTTGCCGGTGAACTTCTATCACATCCAGACCAAGTTCCGGGACGAGCGCCGTCCGCGCTTCGGCCTGATGCGTGGCCGCGAGTTCACCATGAAGGACGCCTACTCCTTCGACCGTGACGAAGCTGGCGCGCAGGCCAGCTACGACACCATGTACAACGCCTACATGCGCATTTTCGGCCGTCTGGGCCTGGGATTCCGCGCCGTGGCCGCTGACACGGGCTCGATCGGCGGCACCCGCAGCCACGAATTCCAGGTGATCGCCGACACCGGCGAAGACCTGCTGGTCTACAACGCCGACACCGACTACGCCGCCAACATCGAGCTGGCCGAGGCCGTGGCCCTGTACCCCACCCGCGCCGAACCCGCCCAGGCCATGGCCGACGTGCCCACGCCGGGCGCCGCCAAGTGCGAGGACGTGGCCAAGCTGCTGGGCCTGCCGCTGGAGCGCACCATCAAGTCCATCGTGCTGGCCACCGACGGCGAAAAGGGCGCCGACATCTGGCTGCTGCTGCTGCGCGGCGACCATGAACTCAATGAAATCAAGGCCGGCAAGCTGCCCGGCCTGGCCGGTTTCCGCTTCGCCACGGAAACCGAGATCGTCGAGGCCTTCGGCTGCAAGCCCGGCTACCTGGGCCCGGTCAAGACCGTCCGTCCGATGCACGTCATCGCCGACCGCACCGTGGCCAACATGGCCGATTTCGTCTGCGGCGCGAACAAGGAAGACTTCCACATCCAGGGCGTGAACTGGGGCCGCGACCTGCCCGAGCCCGAACTGGTGGCCGACCTGCGCAACGTGGTCGCGGGCGACCCCTCGCCGGACGGCAAGGGCACCCTGTCGATCCAGCGCGGCATCGAAGTGGGCCACGTCTTCTACCTGGGCAAAAAGTACTCGGAAGCCCTCAAGGCCACCTTCCTGGACGAGACCGGCAAACCCGCCGTCCTGGAAATGGGCTGCTACGGCATCGGCGTGACCCGCATCGTGGGCGCGGCCATCGAGCAGAACCACGATGCCCGCGGCATCATCTGGCCGCGCGCGATCGCCCCCTTCGAAGTGGTAATCTGCCCGGTCGGCTGGGGCAAAAGTGAAACCGTGCGTGACACCGCGCAGAAACTTTATGAATCGCTCCTGGCGCGCGGCGTGGACGTCATCCTGGATGACCGCGATGCCCGCCCGGGCGTGATGTTTGCTGAATGGGAGCTGATCGGCGCGCCGCTGCGTGTAACAGTTGGAGAACGCGGCCTGAACGATGGTGTGGTGGAATTGCAGGCCCGTCGGGAAACCGAAGCGGCCAAGATTCCGGTAGAGTCCGCGCTTGAAGCCGTGCTGACGAAGCTCGACACGCTGTAA
- a CDS encoding RNA pyrophosphohydrolase encodes MLDREGYRPNVGIILVNGRNEVFWGKRIREHAWQFPQGGIKYGESPVQAMYRELHEEVGLKPEHVRILGRTRDWLRYNVPDHFVRREWRGHYKGQKQIWFLLRLVGRDSDVCLRATQHPEFDAWRWSQYWVPLDAVIEFKRDVYTQALNELSAILFRRHHETRYLRQRVHGQRAADNLPEGTDGHAHIVG; translated from the coding sequence ATGCTTGACCGCGAAGGCTACCGCCCCAATGTCGGCATCATTCTCGTCAACGGTAGAAACGAGGTCTTTTGGGGCAAGCGTATCAGGGAACATGCCTGGCAGTTCCCCCAAGGCGGCATCAAGTACGGCGAAAGCCCGGTGCAAGCCATGTATCGCGAACTCCATGAAGAGGTGGGCTTGAAGCCCGAGCATGTCCGTATTTTGGGGCGTACACGCGATTGGTTACGTTATAACGTGCCCGATCACTTCGTCCGGCGTGAGTGGCGCGGCCACTATAAAGGACAAAAGCAGATTTGGTTCTTGTTGCGCCTGGTAGGACGTGACAGCGATGTGTGCTTGCGCGCGACGCAGCATCCGGAATTCGATGCCTGGCGCTGGAGCCAGTATTGGGTGCCCCTGGATGCCGTGATCGAGTTCAAGCGCGATGTCTACACCCAGGCGCTGAACGAGTTGTCGGCTATCCTCTTCCGGCGCCATCACGAAACCCGCTACCTGCGCCAACGGGTGCACGGGCAACGGGCGGCAGACAATCTGCCCGAAGGAACGGACGGTCATGCGCATATTGTTGGTTGA